The following are from one region of the Trichocoleus sp. genome:
- the lepB gene encoding signal peptidase I yields MPHPDPNLPPHISPSPSEPMTPPEPPEHQTIRQSNRQIARQRKENPWAEAAKTIGLSLVLALGIRHFVAEARYIPSESMVPTLEVNDRLIVEKISYHFHPPEREDVIVFWPNDRLRQQNPELKDAFIKRVIGLPGEKVEVKSGMVYINDKPLQEHYIEAKPDYQWGPEVVPADSYLVLGDNRNNSFDSHFWGYVPRQNIIGRAVFRFWPPNRVGNIDHVQHYEPGQ; encoded by the coding sequence ATGCCTCATCCTGACCCTAATCTGCCACCCCATATCAGTCCGTCACCTTCTGAGCCAATGACCCCACCTGAACCCCCTGAGCATCAAACGATCCGTCAATCAAACCGCCAGATAGCTCGCCAAAGAAAAGAAAACCCTTGGGCAGAGGCAGCGAAGACGATCGGACTCAGCTTAGTGCTGGCACTGGGAATTCGACATTTTGTTGCAGAGGCACGCTACATTCCCTCTGAATCAATGGTGCCAACGCTCGAAGTCAACGATCGGCTGATTGTCGAGAAGATTAGCTATCACTTCCATCCACCCGAGCGCGAGGATGTGATTGTCTTCTGGCCCAACGATCGACTGCGGCAACAAAACCCGGAACTGAAAGACGCATTCATTAAGCGTGTCATTGGTTTACCAGGCGAGAAGGTTGAGGTCAAAAGCGGCATGGTCTATATCAACGACAAACCGCTTCAAGAGCATTACATCGAAGCTAAACCTGATTATCAGTGGGGTCCAGAAGTTGTGCCTGCAGACTCTTACCTCGTTTTAGGAGATAATCGAAACAACAGCTTTGATAGCCATTTTTGGGGGTATGTACCGCGCCAAAATATTATTGGTCGGGCGGTATTTCGCTTCTGGCCCCCTAACCGAGTCGGCAATATTGACCATGTACAGCATTATGAACCTGGGCAGTAA